From a single Bacillus gobiensis genomic region:
- a CDS encoding BlaI/MecI/CopY family transcriptional regulator has product MNIKNFRYGEAGLNRFFGPLEAKIMEILWGADELSIKDVQKRLEQEKPHNFNTVMTVMTRLIDKGVLQKRVEGRLSLFRPIQSKESFIEEQSKKLTENLLDEFGGVVINHMIDVLDEVDKSLLDKLEHKIQQLKKEQSS; this is encoded by the coding sequence ATGAACATTAAGAATTTCAGATACGGTGAGGCAGGGCTTAATCGTTTTTTCGGTCCTTTGGAAGCCAAAATTATGGAAATTCTTTGGGGAGCGGATGAACTGAGCATTAAGGATGTTCAAAAGCGTCTGGAACAAGAAAAGCCCCATAATTTTAATACGGTTATGACCGTTATGACCCGTTTAATAGACAAAGGAGTTTTGCAAAAGAGAGTCGAGGGCAGGCTTTCTCTGTTTCGGCCGATTCAGTCAAAAGAAAGCTTTATCGAAGAACAATCGAAAAAATTAACAGAAAATCTGCTAGATGAATTTGGCGGCGTTGTTATTAACCATATGATTGACGTTCTCGATGAGGTTGATAAGTCCTTGCTCGATAAATTAGAACACAAAATTCAGCAATTAAAAAAGGAACAATCGTCATGA
- a CDS encoding VanZ family protein codes for MLLALILLFMGFMLVLICTESFQLLMRYHHVSFNLHKNPNLSSFFDFNFAEFQSNDVVIQKAGHTLCFFILVILFTLYFRSLKSAVAVSIAFAFFTEIVQMFFGRHGCLRDVIIDSIGILLFVIIYTVFSLNRMTPMNRSSLK; via the coding sequence ATGCTTCTTGCATTAATTCTTTTATTTATGGGTTTTATGCTCGTTCTCATATGCACTGAGAGCTTTCAGCTGCTAATGAGATACCATCATGTTTCCTTTAATCTTCATAAAAACCCGAACTTGTCTTCTTTTTTTGACTTCAACTTTGCTGAATTTCAATCAAATGACGTGGTAATCCAAAAAGCTGGGCATACCCTCTGTTTTTTCATTTTGGTGATCCTGTTTACCTTGTACTTTCGAAGTCTTAAAAGTGCGGTTGCCGTTTCAATCGCTTTCGCATTTTTTACGGAAATTGTTCAAATGTTTTTCGGAAGGCATGGGTGTTTGAGAGATGTCATTATTGATAGCATCGGCATTTTGTTATTTGTAATTATTTATACGGTATTTTCGCTGAATCGGATGACACCGATGAACCGATCTTCCTTAAAGTGA
- a CDS encoding M56 family metallopeptidase gives MMCWKRRSVFVVALSFAIAFFVWSQMGMYIAHLLFGVDVEVNFFKLCISLFKEESLYYFLVIFLLNAFIAYTVLLTLYKVAEQYVLSKRFKTKLSHLNNHELTTLFNQKFNRKKNDILVIDHDQSLAFTHGFIKPTIVLSTSLIKILENHELEAVVQHETYHQKNYDSLKIFILQLISQGLWFIPITKWSYQNYKIISELLADKYAISKTGSELGLSSALVKLIKICFKENARPVLVHFSDESVNYRLQQLVSPKNSIPVSLNKRSVFISIQVLIFLMAMIIIAIA, from the coding sequence ATGATGTGCTGGAAGAGGAGATCTGTTTTTGTTGTCGCATTAAGTTTTGCCATTGCATTTTTCGTCTGGAGCCAGATGGGAATGTACATAGCGCATCTCCTTTTTGGAGTCGACGTTGAAGTGAATTTCTTTAAGCTATGCATCAGCTTATTTAAAGAAGAGTCTCTTTATTACTTTTTAGTTATCTTTCTTTTGAATGCCTTTATTGCTTATACTGTTCTGCTCACTTTATATAAAGTGGCCGAACAGTACGTGTTGTCCAAAAGGTTTAAGACGAAACTTTCTCATTTAAATAATCATGAATTGACGACTCTTTTCAATCAGAAATTTAACCGTAAGAAGAACGATATTTTGGTGATCGATCATGACCAATCGCTGGCATTTACGCATGGGTTCATAAAGCCTACAATTGTTCTATCCACCAGCTTGATTAAAATTCTTGAGAATCATGAGCTTGAAGCGGTAGTCCAGCATGAAACTTATCATCAAAAGAATTATGATTCACTGAAAATATTCATCCTTCAATTGATATCACAAGGATTGTGGTTTATCCCAATAACGAAGTGGTCTTATCAGAATTATAAAATCATCAGTGAGCTGCTTGCCGACAAATATGCGATCAGTAAAACAGGGTCCGAGCTTGGATTGAGCAGTGCTTTGGTAAAGCTGATTAAAATATGCTTCAAAGAAAACGCCAGGCCTGTGTTAGTTCATTTCTCGGATGAATCTGTCAATTATCGGCTGCAGCAATTGGTGAGTCCGAAAAATTCCATTCCGGTAAGCCTTAACAAACGATCAGTTTTCATATCCATTCAGGTTTTGATTTTCTTAATGGCGATGATTATTATAGCTATCGCCTGA
- a CDS encoding M23 family metallopeptidase, with protein MREEEKKRTSLQRFFRKRWVFPAIYLLSAAVVLTAVLWYQASSNDVKDQITDNGNETSESNTNDALEVSKQVENVKMPVSTPESVSVITKFYEADATQEDKEAALVNYKNQYSLSKGIDLAEKDGKEFEISASLSGTVAKASKDPVLGHVVEVDHEDGLATVYQSLAAVSVAEGDKIEQGQVIGTSGKNLYNEEAGNHVHFEIRKDGVALNPEEFFNKPVTSIKQASTEQASEEAKEKQPAEEPAPSEEPAPSEEPAKEDTEEKGKADEKGTEDKSGSKDSSQVEEGSSES; from the coding sequence ATGAGAGAGGAAGAAAAGAAACGAACTTCTCTTCAACGGTTTTTCCGTAAACGTTGGGTATTCCCAGCAATCTATTTACTCAGTGCAGCAGTTGTTTTAACAGCAGTTCTTTGGTATCAAGCAAGTTCAAACGATGTAAAGGATCAGATTACGGACAATGGCAACGAAACATCGGAATCAAATACGAACGATGCGTTGGAAGTAAGCAAGCAGGTTGAAAATGTAAAAATGCCAGTTTCGACTCCGGAAAGTGTTTCTGTGATTACGAAATTCTATGAAGCAGACGCAACTCAAGAAGACAAAGAAGCAGCACTTGTAAACTATAAAAACCAATACAGCTTAAGCAAAGGAATCGACTTAGCTGAGAAAGACGGAAAAGAATTTGAGATTTCCGCTTCCTTGAGTGGTACGGTTGCTAAAGCTTCAAAAGATCCAGTGCTGGGACATGTTGTTGAAGTTGACCACGAAGATGGATTGGCTACTGTGTATCAGTCTCTTGCTGCTGTAAGCGTTGCAGAAGGTGACAAAATTGAACAAGGCCAAGTCATCGGTACTTCAGGTAAAAACCTTTACAATGAAGAAGCCGGAAACCATGTTCATTTTGAAATTCGCAAAGACGGAGTTGCTTTAAATCCAGAGGAATTCTTCAATAAGCCTGTGACAAGCATTAAACAAGCTTCAACTGAGCAGGCGTCTGAAGAAGCAAAAGAGAAGCAGCCGGCAGAGGAGCCTGCACCATCAGAAGAGCCTGCACCATCAGAGGAGCCTGCGAAGGAAGATACTGAAGAAAAGGGCAAAGCTGACGAAAAAGGTACAGAAGATAAATCTGGATCAAAAGACAGCAGCCAAGTAGAAGAAGGTTCATCTGAATCGTAA
- a CDS encoding P-II family nitrogen regulator: MSGQMYKVEIITRPNNVVKLKAELAQIGVSGITFTHSQGSGLQKPYTELYRGVKKEQNVYDRLKIEIVVSSVPVDDVIAAARKALSTGEPGDGKIFVYEIGRVIDIRTGNEGPSAL; this comes from the coding sequence ATGAGCGGTCAAATGTATAAAGTGGAAATAATCACGCGTCCTAACAATGTGGTGAAATTAAAAGCAGAGCTGGCGCAAATCGGTGTTTCCGGTATCACATTCACACATAGCCAAGGCAGCGGTTTACAAAAGCCTTATACCGAGCTATATCGCGGAGTGAAGAAAGAACAAAATGTATATGATCGTTTAAAAATTGAGATTGTTGTCAGCTCGGTACCTGTAGATGATGTCATTGCAGCTGCCCGCAAGGCTCTAAGCACTGGAGAACCCGGAGATGGTAAAATCTTCGTCTACGAAATCGGTAGAGTGATCGATATTCGCACGGGCAACGAGGGTCCATCCGCTCTTTAA
- a CDS encoding GNAT family N-acetyltransferase, whose translation MNDKFRKATIEDLPKIVEIYNSTIASRMVTADTEPVTVEDRMDWYSRHNEKRPLYVMEDEENNICGWLSFESFYGRPAYDKTAEISIYISEKHRGQGLGTLFIEEALSMAPALGIRSIMAFIFGHNQPSIKLFEKFGFEKWAHMPGIAEMDGQRYDLVILGKEIE comes from the coding sequence ATGAACGATAAATTCCGAAAAGCAACAATAGAAGATCTCCCTAAGATTGTTGAAATTTACAATTCAACGATTGCATCACGAATGGTCACTGCCGATACGGAGCCGGTGACGGTAGAGGATAGAATGGATTGGTATTCGAGACACAATGAGAAACGTCCTCTCTATGTCATGGAGGACGAAGAGAATAATATATGCGGGTGGTTAAGCTTCGAATCCTTTTACGGAAGGCCTGCCTACGATAAAACGGCGGAAATAAGCATTTACATCAGTGAAAAGCATCGGGGACAAGGACTTGGCACTTTATTTATTGAAGAAGCATTGTCAATGGCACCTGCACTCGGCATTCGCTCGATCATGGCGTTTATTTTCGGCCACAATCAACCGAGCATCAAACTGTTTGAAAAGTTCGGGTTTGAAAAGTGGGCACACATGCCTGGCATCGCAGAAATGGATGGACAAAGGTACGATCTCGTGATACTTGGAAAAGAAATCGAGTAA
- a CDS encoding thioredoxin domain-containing protein yields MAKPNIKVKKTRSNQSSKIMFWVLALIFVCFLALIFVVKNSGSTEASAINYTDQPFIGDESAPVSIVEFGDYKCPYCKDFNKSFKPLIEKELVETGQAKFYFMNYSFINVDSTRAAKYAETVYHELGNNAYWKFHNLLYDKQPDDPSYEQIDFYTDSLLKETLKEIATDEEAAKVTDAVQKGSYDDEWDKDMSQVKEAGIESTPTILVNGKKFEGQDFNDLKEMVEKEAKEN; encoded by the coding sequence ATGGCCAAGCCAAATATAAAAGTCAAAAAAACAAGATCGAATCAATCATCCAAGATCATGTTCTGGGTTCTTGCCCTAATTTTCGTATGCTTTCTTGCCCTCATCTTTGTTGTGAAAAATTCAGGTTCAACAGAAGCGTCTGCTATCAATTATACCGACCAACCGTTTATCGGTGATGAATCAGCCCCTGTGAGCATCGTTGAATTCGGTGATTATAAGTGTCCGTATTGCAAAGATTTTAATAAATCCTTTAAACCATTAATTGAAAAGGAATTAGTGGAAACAGGACAGGCAAAATTCTATTTTATGAATTATTCCTTTATTAATGTCGACTCCACTCGTGCTGCGAAGTATGCAGAAACGGTATATCACGAATTGGGAAACAATGCATATTGGAAGTTTCATAACCTTTTGTACGATAAACAACCGGATGATCCAAGCTATGAGCAAATCGATTTCTACACGGATTCACTTCTTAAGGAAACTTTGAAGGAAATAGCAACTGACGAAGAAGCTGCTAAGGTAACAGATGCAGTTCAAAAGGGGTCGTATGATGACGAATGGGATAAGGACATGTCTCAAGTCAAAGAAGCGGGTATAGAAAGTACCCCGACGATCCTTGTAAACGGAAAGAAGTTTGAGGGGCAAGACTTTAACGACTTAAAAGAGATGGTCGAGAAAGAAGCAAAAGAAAACTAG